The Desmospora profundinema sequence TCCGTTTTACACCGAAAAATGCATACAGAGCCAGCGGGATAAACACAATTTTCGGGAATTCCTCCGGAAATTTAGCCGCCAACCAAGCTAAGCCGATAATAATCAGCGGAGAAATCCAGTAAGCACTGCGAGGAATTCCCAGCCTTTTAAAGTTTGGATATTTCACTCTGCTTACCATCAAATACGAAAGGAACAACATCCCCAATACCATAAACAACGGACCGGATACGGTATTGCTGTAGAGAGCCATCGTGGCCAGAACACCGCCGGCTGCCGTGATCGGCAAGCCGATGAAATAACCAGGGATTCCGGGATGGACGTTGAACCGGGCCAATCGGAGCGCCCCGCAAATGGGAAAGACTGCGGTGATGACCCATCCGAGGATACCCAATTCATGAAGGATAGAAGTATACATGATCAGTGCGGGAGCAACTCCAAAAGAGATCACGTCCGATAAGGAATCCAGTTCTTTCCCGAACTCACTCTGCGTATTCAACATACGGGCAACCCGACCATCCAGTCCATCTAAAAACATTCCGATGATCACCATGATCGCACCGTATTTCCATTCACCCTGAATCGCGAGAATCATCGCTATGATGCCCAAAAACAAGTTTCCGACTGTAAAAATGCTGGGCAATGCTCTTGCAAACATGGGAGGAACCTCCTGTTAAAATGAAAAAGTGCCGCCTGCCAGGCGGGGGGTTATCATCTCCTCCTCTCAGTATTTAACAGTATGGTGTTTTCATTCTAGGGAATTTAGATATGTCTGTCAATAAAGACTTGTTCCTGAATCCGCTTCAACCCTTCTTTAATGGCACGGGCACGAACCTCACCGATCCCTTCCACCTCATCCAATTCCTCAATGGTAGCCATCATGATTTTCGGCAGCGACCCGAGCCGCTCAATCAACTTCTGGATGATCGGTCCGGGCAGACGGGGGATTTTATGCAGAATGCGGTACCCACGGGGAGCCACCGCTTCCTCTTGGAGATTATTGTTGCCACTGAAGCCCATAATACGCACGATGTTACCATGTTCCAATAACTCGTCTGCGGAAAGTTTGTTCAGTTGGCTCAGCACGCTTTCCGGCGACTGGCAGTGGGGATCGCGGCAATAATCCCGAATCACCCGGTGGGCCTCTTCTTCCACATGAACCACCAGTTCTTCCAGCTGCATGCTGATCAATCGCCCTTCGGTACCCAATTCGTTGATGTAGCGTTCGATTTCGCTTTTAATGCGCAGCACCATCTCAATTCGCTGCATCACCATAGCCACCTCGTTTAAGGTGACCAACTCCTCAAACTCCAATGCCGACAGATTCGTCATGGACTGATCCAGCACCGATTTGTACTTTTCAAGTGTCTGGATCGCCTGATTCGCTTTAGTCAAAATGACACCGATATCTTTTAGCGCATAACGGCTGTTCCCCTGATACAAGGTGATGACATTGCGCCGCTGGGAAATAGAGATGACCAGCTTGCCTGTCTGGCGCGCCGTTCGTTGAGCCGTACGATGCCGGATTCCTGTCTCTGTTGATGGGATGGAAGAACTGGGTACCAGCTGGGCGTTGGCGTACAAGATGCGACGACCGTCATTGGACAAGATGATGGCCCCGTCCATTTTAGCCAATTCATATAAGTATGCAGGGGCGAAGGGGCAGTCAATGTGAAAACCGCCGTCCACCAGCTCCCGTACCCCTTCGTCGTAACCCACCACGATAAGAGCCCCTGTTTTGGCGCCCAAAACGTTGTCCAGCCCCTCGCGGAACAGCGTTCCCGGTGCGACCAACCGCAACGTTTCATGATCAAAGTGGTTTTTTCTTATCTCTTCTTTCAACGATTTGACCCTCCCAGCGCCACTTCCAACGCTTCTTCCAATGTATCCACCCACCCGATCTCCAAGTCGGGAGGCGGTGTCCACCCCCGGCGGTTCTTGGCAGGCACCACTGCTCGTTTAAAGCCCATATTGCGCACTTCAGCCACCCGCTGTTCCAGTCGGGCTACCCCTCGCACTTCCCCAGTCAAACCCACCTCTCCGATAAATACCTCTTTGGGACGGGTGGATTGATCGCGAAAGCTGGAAGCCAAGCTAACCGCTACTGCCAGGTCGACAGCCGGTTCATCCAGCTTCACTCCTCCGACAACATTGACATAAGCATCCTGATTTTGCAGAAACATGCCCAACCGCTT is a genomic window containing:
- the pssA gene encoding CDP-diacylglycerol--serine O-phosphatidyltransferase → MFARALPSIFTVGNLFLGIIAMILAIQGEWKYGAIMVIIGMFLDGLDGRVARMLNTQSEFGKELDSLSDVISFGVAPALIMYTSILHELGILGWVITAVFPICGALRLARFNVHPGIPGYFIGLPITAAGGVLATMALYSNTVSGPLFMVLGMLFLSYLMVSRVKYPNFKRLGIPRSAYWISPLIIIGLAWLAAKFPEEFPKIVFIPLALYAFFGVKRSISRRRKQNAEEPVEELKP
- the disA gene encoding DNA integrity scanning diadenylate cyclase DisA; amino-acid sequence: MKEEIRKNHFDHETLRLVAPGTLFREGLDNVLGAKTGALIVVGYDEGVRELVDGGFHIDCPFAPAYLYELAKMDGAIILSNDGRRILYANAQLVPSSSIPSTETGIRHRTAQRTARQTGKLVISISQRRNVITLYQGNSRYALKDIGVILTKANQAIQTLEKYKSVLDQSMTNLSALEFEELVTLNEVAMVMQRIEMVLRIKSEIERYINELGTEGRLISMQLEELVVHVEEEAHRVIRDYCRDPHCQSPESVLSQLNKLSADELLEHGNIVRIMGFSGNNNLQEEAVAPRGYRILHKIPRLPGPIIQKLIERLGSLPKIMMATIEELDEVEGIGEVRARAIKEGLKRIQEQVFIDRHI